The following proteins are co-located in the Haliotis asinina isolate JCU_RB_2024 chromosome 13, JCU_Hal_asi_v2, whole genome shotgun sequence genome:
- the LOC137259339 gene encoding GTPase IMAP family member 4-like, whose product MVLVGKTGVGKSATGNTICGASKKEKVFASKPAAKSVTTECQQHSFNRFGYDLQLVDVPGFSDTSGSDEDIKKEVMKCVVMSSPGIHAILFIVSIGRVTEEDKKTLESFLQCFGKEAKRFVIVVFTGKDKLDEEDDTIENYIGDCPVKLKTFLMESSHRFIFVSNTGSREEKDKFVKDLIDMVKIMVAENGGQCYTNEMYERCEAELREAEKNEKLEGKREKKLEEKLKQETAAFEEQLQIQRLQMHEMEKQIERGRREREQDQENQLKERLKELELRLKDDEQKKRLEEEKKRLAEQNEAAENMKREFEKMKEFQRIRMEEFERRKEEMRLEEARKQIREKVEQEQG is encoded by the coding sequence ATGGTACTTGTTGGAAAGACAGGAGTGGGCAAAAGTGCCACAGGGAATACAATATGTGGAGCCAGTAAGAAGGAAAAGGTATTCGCATCAAAGCCTGCGGCAAAGTCTGTTACAACggaatgtcaacaacattcctttaACCGCTTTGGGTATGACTTGCAACTTGTTGACGTCCCAGGCTTTAGTGACACAAGTGGATCAGATGAAGACATTAAGAAGGAGGTCATGAAATGTGTAGTGATGTCATCTCCAGGAATACACGCCATTCTATTCATCGTGAGTATAGGAAGAGTCACTGAAGAAGACAAAAAGACTCTGGAATCATTTCTGCAATGCTTTGGAAAAGAAGCTAAAAGATTCGTGATTGTCGTTTTTACTGGAAAAGATAAACTGGATGAGGAGGATGACACTATTGAGAACTACATAGGCGATTGCCCAGTAAAACTGAAGACGTTTTTAATGGAATCAAGTCATCGCTTTATTTTTGTTAGCAACACGGGGTCTCGTGAAGAGAAGGATAAATTTGTCAAAGACTTGATAGACATGGTAAAGATCATGGTTGCTGAAAATGGTGGCCAGTGCTACACAAATGAGATGTATGAGCGATGTGAAGCTGAACTTCGAGAAGCTGAGAAGAATGAAAAACTTGAAGGGAAGAGGGAGAAAAAACTCGAAGAGAAACTTAAACAGGAAACTGCTGCCTTTGAAGAACAGTTACAGATCCAGCGTCTTCAAATGCACGAAATGGAGAAACAAATTGAAAGGGGACGAAGAGAAAGGGAACAAGATCAAGAAAATCAATTGAAAGAACGTTTGAAGGAATTAGAACTTAGACTAAAAGACGACGAACAAAAGAAACGTCttgaagaagaaaagaaacgaTTGGCAGAACAAAATGAGGCAGCGGAAAATATGAAAAGAGAGTTCgagaaaatgaaagaatttCAGAGAATACGGATGGAAGAGTTCGAACGCAGGAAAGAAGAAATGCGACTTGAAGAGGCTCGTAAACAGATACGAGAGAAGGTTGAACAAGAACAAGGTTAA